Proteins from one Escherichia coli genomic window:
- the kch gene encoding voltage-gated potassium channel protein: MSHWTTFKQTATNLWVTLRHDILALAVFLNGLLIFKTIYGMSVNLLDIFHIKAFSELDLSLLANAPLFMLGVFLVLNSIGLLFRAKLAWAISIILLLIALIYTLHFYPWLKFSIGFCIFTLVFLLILRKDFSHSSAAAGTIFAFISFTTLLFYSTYGALYLSEGFNPRIESLMTAFYFSIETMSTVGYGDIVPVSESARLFTISVIISGITVFATSMTSIFGPLIRGGFNKLVKGNNHTMHRKDHFIVCGHSILAINTILQLNQRGQNVTVISNLPEDDIKQLEQRLGDNADVIPGDSNDSSVLKKAGIDRCRAILALSDNDADNAFVVLSAKDMSSDVKTVLAVSDSKNLNKIKMVHPDIILSPQLFGSEILARVLNGEEINNDMLVSMLLNSGHGIFSDNDEQETKTDSKESAQK; this comes from the coding sequence GTGAGTCACTGGACTACATTCAAACAAACAGCAACAAATTTATGGGTGACCCTACGGCACGACATTCTCGCGCTGGCCGTCTTTTTAAATGGATTGCTTATTTTTAAAACAATCTATGGTATGTCGGTCAATTTGCTTGATATTTTCCATATAAAAGCCTTTTCAGAGTTAGATCTCTCCTTGCTGGCAAATGCCCCACTCTTTATGCTCGGCGTCTTTCTTGTCCTGAACTCCATTGGCTTACTGTTCCGGGCAAAGCTCGCATGGGCAATCAGTATCATTTTGTTGTTGATAGCGCTAATTTACACCCTGCATTTTTATCCCTGGCTGAAATTTAGTATTGGATTTTGCATTTTTACGCTGGTGTTTTTGCTGATACTGCGCAAAGACTTCTCCCACAGTAGCGCCGCAGCCGGGACAATTTTCGCATTTATTAGTTTCACGACGTTACTGTTTTACTCCACCTACGGTGCGCTTTATTTAAGCGAAGGTTTTAATCCGCGAATAGAAAGTTTGATGACCGCGTTCTATTTTTCGATAGAAACCATGTCAACCGTCGGCTATGGCGATATTGTCCCTGTTTCTGAATCAGCACGATTATTCACTATTTCGGTCATTATTTCCGGCATTACCGTTTTTGCCACCTCCATGACTTCAATTTTTGGTCCGCTTATCCGCGGGGGATTCAACAAACTTGTAAAAGGAAACAATCATACAATGCATCGTAAAGATCATTTTATTGTTTGCGGGCATTCGATTCTCGCCATCAATACGATTCTGCAACTGAATCAACGCGGACAAAATGTAACGGTTATCAGCAACTTGCCTGAAGATGATATCAAGCAACTTGAGCAACGCTTAGGTGATAACGCTGATGTTATCCCCGGTGACAGTAATGACAGTTCAGTATTAAAGAAAGCGGGAATCGATCGATGCCGGGCCATTCTGGCGCTGAGTGATAACGATGCTGATAACGCGTTTGTTGTACTATCGGCAAAAGATATGAGCAGTGATGTCAAAACAGTTCTCGCCGTCAGTGATAGCAAAAACCTGAATAAGATTAAGATGGTACATCCGGATATCATTCTCTCGCCGCAACTGTTTGGCAGCGAAATTCTGGCGCGGGTCTTAAATGGTGAAGAGATTAATAATGATATGCTCGTTTCAATGTTGTTGAACTCCGGTCATGGCATTTTCAGCGATAACGATGAACAAGAAACGAAAACTGACAGCAAAGAATCGGCGCAAAAATAG
- the yciY gene encoding YciY family protein: MKRSRTEVGRWRMQRQASRRKSRWLEGQSRRNMRIHSIRKCILNKQRNSLLFAIYNI, from the coding sequence ATGAAGCGGAGTAGAACGGAAGTGGGGCGCTGGCGCATGCAGCGTCAGGCTAGCCGACGTAAATCGCGTTGGCTTGAGGGGCAGTCGCGCCGAAATATGCGTATCCACAGCATCAGGAAGTGCATTCTAAACAAACAGCGTAACTCGTTATTGTTTGCGATCTACAATATCTAA
- the cls gene encoding cardiolipin synthase gives MTTVYTLVSWLAILGYWLLIAGVTLRILMKRRAVPSAMAWLLIIYILPLVGIIAYLAVGELHLGKRRAERARAMWPSTAKWLNDLKACKHIFAEENSSVAAPLFKLCERRQGIAGVKGNQLQLMTESDDVMQALIRDIQLARHNIEMVFYIWQPGGMADQVAESLMAAARRGIHCRLMLDSAGSVAFFRSPWPELMRNAGIEVVEALKVNLMRVFLRRMDLRQHRKMIMIDNYIAYTGSMNMVDPRYFKQDAGVGQWIDLMARMEGPIATAMGIIYSCDWEIETGKRILPPPPDVNIMPFEQASGHTIHTIASGPGFPEDLIHQALLTAAYSAREYLIMTTPYFVPSDDLLHAICTAAQRGVDVSIILPRKNDSMLVGWASRAFFTELLAAGVKIYQFEGGLLHTKSVLVDGELSLVGTVNLDMRSLWLNFEITLAIDDKGFGADLAAVQDDYISRSRLLDARLWLKRPLWQRVAERLFYFFSPLL, from the coding sequence ATGACAACCGTTTATACGTTGGTGAGTTGGTTGGCCATTCTGGGATACTGGTTGCTCATTGCAGGCGTAACTTTACGCATTCTAATGAAACGACGCGCAGTTCCCTCCGCGATGGCCTGGCTGTTGATCATTTACATTCTGCCCTTAGTCGGAATTATTGCCTATCTTGCCGTTGGCGAGCTCCATTTAGGCAAACGCCGCGCTGAGCGCGCCAGAGCGATGTGGCCTTCCACCGCAAAATGGCTTAACGACCTTAAAGCCTGTAAGCATATCTTCGCCGAAGAAAATAGCAGTGTCGCTGCGCCACTATTCAAGCTATGTGAGCGTCGTCAGGGGATCGCTGGGGTCAAAGGGAATCAGCTGCAACTGATGACCGAGTCAGATGATGTGATGCAGGCGTTAATCCGCGACATCCAGCTCGCTCGCCATAATATCGAGATGGTGTTTTATATCTGGCAGCCCGGCGGCATGGCGGACCAGGTGGCTGAATCATTAATGGCCGCTGCGCGACGCGGCATTCATTGCCGATTGATGCTTGACTCCGCCGGCAGTGTGGCTTTTTTCCGCAGCCCGTGGCCCGAGCTAATGCGTAATGCCGGTATTGAAGTGGTCGAAGCCTTAAAGGTCAATCTGATGCGTGTGTTTTTACGCCGTATGGATCTGCGCCAACATCGCAAGATGATCATGATCGATAATTACATCGCGTACACCGGCAGCATGAATATGGTCGACCCTCGCTACTTCAAACAGGATGCGGGTGTAGGGCAATGGATTGATCTGATGGCGCGTATGGAAGGTCCCATCGCCACCGCGATGGGGATTATATATTCCTGCGACTGGGAGATTGAAACCGGGAAACGTATTCTGCCGCCACCACCAGATGTCAATATTATGCCGTTTGAGCAGGCCAGCGGTCACACCATTCACACAATTGCTTCTGGCCCCGGCTTTCCGGAAGATCTCATTCACCAGGCATTACTGACTGCGGCTTATTCGGCACGTGAATATTTGATCATGACGACGCCCTACTTTGTGCCCAGCGATGATTTACTTCATGCGATTTGCACGGCGGCGCAGCGCGGGGTGGATGTCAGTATTATCCTTCCGCGAAAAAATGATTCAATGCTGGTTGGCTGGGCCAGTCGCGCGTTCTTTACGGAACTGCTGGCTGCTGGTGTTAAAATTTATCAGTTTGAAGGCGGGTTATTGCATACCAAGAGCGTGCTGGTCGATGGCGAATTAAGTCTGGTTGGTACCGTTAACCTTGATATGCGTAGTCTGTGGCTGAATTTCGAGATTACCCTGGCAATCGACGATAAAGGGTTTGGTGCTGACCTCGCCGCCGTTCAGGACGATTATATTTCGCGTTCTCGTCTGCTCGATGCCCGTTTATGGCTAAAACGCCCATTATGGCAACGTGTCGCCGAGCGACTGTTTTACTTCTTCAGCCCGTTGCTGTAA
- the yciU gene encoding HI1450 family dsDNA-mimic protein, with protein sequence MDMDLNNRLTEDETLEQAYDIFLELAADNLDPADVLLFNLQFEERGGAELFDPAEDWQEHVDFDLNPDFFAEVVIGLADSEDGEINDVFARILLCREKDHKLCHIIWRE encoded by the coding sequence ATGGATATGGATCTAAACAATCGCCTGACTGAAGATGAAACGCTTGAGCAGGCCTACGATATTTTTCTCGAACTGGCTGCCGACAATCTCGATCCAGCTGATGTTCTGCTGTTCAATCTTCAGTTTGAAGAGCGCGGCGGCGCGGAGTTATTCGATCCGGCAGAAGACTGGCAGGAACATGTTGATTTCGATTTGAACCCAGACTTTTTTGCCGAAGTGGTGATTGGTCTGGCGGACAGTGAAGATGGTGAAATCAACGATGTTTTCGCCCGCATTCTGTTATGCCGCGAAAAAGATCACAAACTGTGCCATATCATCTGGCGGGAATAA
- the oppF gene encoding murein tripeptide/oligopeptide ABC transporter ATP-binding protein OppF, whose amino-acid sequence MNAVTEGRKVLLEIADLKVHFEIKDGKQWFWQPPKTLKAVDGVTLRLYEGETLGVVGESGCGKSTFARAIIGLVKATDGHVAWLGKELLGMKPDEWRAVRSDIQMIFQDPLASLNPRMTIGEIIAEPLRTYHPKMSRQEVRERVKAMMLKVGLLPNLINRYPHEFSGGQCQRIGIARALILEPKLIICDEPVSALDVSIQAQVVNLLQQLQREMGLSLIFIAHDLAVVKHISDRVLVMYLGHAVELGTYDEVYHNPLHPYTRALMSAVPIPDPDLEKNKTIQLLEGELPSPINPPSGCVFRTRCPIAGPECAKTRPVLEGSFRHAVSCLKVDPL is encoded by the coding sequence ATGAATGCTGTAACCGAAGGAAGAAAAGTCCTCCTCGAAATCGCCGATCTGAAAGTGCACTTTGAAATCAAAGATGGCAAACAGTGGTTCTGGCAACCGCCGAAAACGCTCAAAGCCGTAGATGGTGTAACTCTTCGCCTGTATGAAGGGGAAACATTAGGTGTGGTAGGGGAGTCGGGATGCGGTAAGTCCACCTTTGCTCGCGCCATCATTGGCCTGGTTAAAGCGACCGACGGTCATGTTGCCTGGTTAGGTAAAGAGTTGCTGGGCATGAAGCCCGATGAATGGCGTGCCGTTCGCAGTGATATTCAGATGATTTTCCAGGATCCATTGGCATCGCTTAACCCGCGTATGACCATCGGCGAGATCATCGCTGAACCACTGCGTACTTATCATCCGAAAATGTCACGCCAGGAAGTTCGCGAGCGCGTGAAGGCGATGATGCTGAAAGTCGGGTTATTGCCTAACCTGATTAACCGCTATCCGCATGAGTTCTCTGGTGGGCAGTGCCAGCGTATCGGGATTGCTCGTGCTCTTATTCTTGAACCGAAGCTGATTATCTGTGATGAGCCGGTGTCGGCGCTGGACGTGTCAATTCAGGCGCAGGTGGTCAACCTGCTCCAGCAGCTGCAACGCGAGATGGGATTGTCATTAATTTTTATCGCTCACGACCTGGCCGTGGTAAAACACATTTCCGATCGTGTGCTGGTGATGTATCTCGGCCATGCGGTAGAACTGGGGACCTATGATGAGGTCTACCACAATCCGCTACATCCTTACACCAGGGCATTGATGTCGGCAGTCCCCATACCTGATCCGGATCTGGAGAAGAACAAAACTATCCAGTTACTGGAAGGGGAATTACCGTCGCCGATCAACCCGCCTTCCGGTTGTGTTTTCCGTACCCGTTGCCCGATAGCCGGTCCAGAGTGTGCCAAAACACGTCCTGTGCTGGAGGGGAGTTTCAGACACGCCGTGTCTTGCCTGAAAGTCGATCCGCTTTAA
- the oppD gene encoding murein tripeptide/oligopeptide ABC transporter ATP-binding protein OppD: MSVIETATVPLAQQQADALLNVKDLRVTFSTPDGDVTAVNDLNFSLRAGETLGIVGESGSGKSQTAFALMGLLAANGRIGGSATFNGREILNLPERELNKLRAEQISMIFQDPMTSLNPYMRVGEQLMEVLMLHKGMGKAEAFEESVRMLDAVKMPEARKRMKMYPHEFSGGMRQRVMIAMALLCRPKLLIADEPTTALDVTVQAQIMTLLNELKREFNTAIIMITHDLGVVAGICDKVLVMYAGRTMEYGNARDVFYQPVHPYSIGLLNAVPRLDAEGETMLTIPGNPPNLLRLPKGCPFQPRCPHAMEICSSAPPLEEFTPGRLRACFKPVEELL; encoded by the coding sequence ATGAGCGTAATTGAAACTGCAACTGTGCCGCTCGCACAACAACAGGCTGACGCACTGCTGAACGTGAAAGATTTGCGTGTCACCTTTAGTACCCCGGATGGCGACGTCACGGCGGTCAATGATTTGAATTTTTCTCTACGTGCCGGGGAAACGCTGGGCATTGTCGGTGAGTCTGGTTCGGGTAAATCGCAAACTGCATTTGCGTTGATGGGCCTGCTGGCTGCCAATGGGCGTATTGGCGGATCGGCAACCTTCAATGGGCGTGAAATCCTCAATTTGCCAGAGCGTGAACTCAATAAACTGCGTGCTGAACAAATCTCAATGATTTTTCAGGATCCGATGACTTCGTTGAATCCCTATATGCGCGTCGGTGAGCAGTTGATGGAAGTGCTGATGCTGCATAAAGGCATGGGCAAGGCCGAAGCGTTTGAAGAGTCGGTGCGGATGCTCGATGCGGTAAAAATGCCGGAAGCACGTAAACGCATGAAAATGTACCCGCATGAATTTTCTGGTGGCATGCGTCAGCGAGTCATGATTGCGATGGCATTGCTATGTCGACCTAAGCTACTGATTGCTGATGAACCCACTACTGCGCTGGACGTCACCGTACAGGCGCAGATCATGACGCTATTGAATGAACTGAAGCGGGAATTTAATACCGCCATCATTATGATCACCCACGATCTTGGCGTGGTGGCAGGGATCTGCGACAAAGTGCTGGTAATGTACGCCGGGCGCACGATGGAATATGGCAACGCGCGCGATGTCTTTTATCAACCCGTTCATCCTTATTCTATCGGTTTACTCAACGCGGTGCCGCGTCTCGATGCGGAAGGTGAAACAATGTTGACTATCCCGGGTAATCCGCCAAACCTGTTGCGATTACCGAAAGGTTGCCCGTTCCAGCCACGTTGTCCGCATGCGATGGAAATTTGTAGTAGCGCACCGCCGCTGGAAGAGTTTACGCCTGGCCGTCTGCGTGCTTGCTTTAAACCGGTGGAGGAACTGTTATGA
- the oppC gene encoding oligopeptide ABC transporter permease OppC, which produces MMLSKKNSETLENFSEKLEVEGRSLWQDARRRFMHNRAAVASLIVLVLIALFVILAPMLSQFAYDDTDWAMMSSAPDMESGHYFGTDSSGRDLLVRVAIGGRISLMVGVAAALVAVVVGTLYGSLSGYLGGKVDSVMMRLLEILNSFPFMFFVILLVTFFGQNILLIFVAIGMVSWLDMARIVRGQTLSLKRKEFIEAAQVGGVSTPGIVIRHIVPNVLGVVVVYASLLVPSMILFESFLSFLGLGTQEPLSSWGALLSDGANSMEVSPWLLLFPAGFLVVTLFCFNFIGDGLRDALDPKDR; this is translated from the coding sequence ATGATGTTAAGTAAGAAAAACAGCGAGACGCTGGAAAATTTCAGTGAAAAGCTGGAGGTCGAAGGGCGCAGCTTGTGGCAGGACGCACGTCGACGTTTTATGCATAACCGTGCGGCGGTTGCCAGTCTGATAGTGCTGGTGCTAATCGCGTTATTTGTAATCCTGGCACCGATGCTTTCGCAGTTTGCCTATGACGATACTGACTGGGCGATGATGTCCAGCGCCCCAGATATGGAGTCCGGTCACTACTTTGGTACTGACTCATCCGGTCGCGACCTGCTTGTGCGTGTTGCGATTGGCGGGCGTATCTCACTCATGGTCGGTGTTGCTGCGGCACTGGTGGCAGTGGTCGTGGGGACACTTTATGGTTCGCTTTCCGGTTATCTGGGCGGTAAAGTGGATTCGGTAATGATGCGTCTGCTGGAAATCCTCAACTCCTTCCCATTCATGTTCTTCGTCATTTTGCTGGTGACCTTTTTCGGTCAAAACATCCTGCTGATTTTCGTGGCGATTGGCATGGTTTCCTGGCTGGATATGGCTCGTATTGTGCGTGGGCAAACCCTGAGTCTGAAGCGTAAAGAGTTTATTGAGGCGGCACAAGTTGGCGGTGTATCGACGCCGGGCATTGTTATTCGCCACATTGTACCGAACGTACTCGGTGTGGTGGTGGTCTACGCATCGCTACTGGTGCCCAGCATGATCCTCTTTGAATCTTTCCTTAGCTTCCTGGGGTTGGGGACGCAAGAGCCGTTAAGCAGCTGGGGCGCATTGCTGAGTGATGGCGCGAACTCGATGGAAGTCTCTCCATGGTTACTGTTGTTCCCAGCGGGATTCCTCGTGGTGACGCTATTTTGTTTCAACTTTATCGGCGATGGCTTGCGTGATGCCCTCGACCCGAAAGATCGTTAA
- the oppB gene encoding oligopeptide ABC transporter permease OppB: MLKFILRRCLEAIPTLFILITISFFMMRLAPGSPFTGERTLPPEVMANIEAKYHLNDPIMTQYFSYLKQLAHGDFGPSFKYKDYSVNDLVASSFPVSAKLGAAAFFLAVVLGVSAGVIAALKQNTKWDYTVMGLAMTGVVIPSFVVAPLLVMIFAIILHWLPGGGWNGGALKFMILPMVALSLAYIASIARITRGSMIEVLHSNFIRTARAKGLPMRRIILRHALKPALLPVLSYMGPAFVGIITGSMVIETIYGLPGIGQLFVNGALNRDYSLVLSLTILVGALTILFNAIVDVLYAVIDPKIRY; the protein is encoded by the coding sequence ATGTTAAAATTTATTCTACGTCGCTGTCTGGAAGCGATTCCGACGCTATTTATTCTTATTACTATTTCGTTCTTCATGATGCGCCTCGCGCCAGGAAGCCCTTTTACCGGCGAACGTACTTTACCGCCAGAAGTGATGGCCAATATCGAAGCGAAATATCATCTTAATGATCCGATCATGACACAGTATTTCAGCTACCTGAAACAACTGGCGCATGGCGATTTCGGTCCGTCTTTTAAATATAAAGATTATTCGGTCAATGACCTGGTAGCCTCCAGCTTTCCGGTTTCAGCAAAACTGGGAGCCGCTGCATTTTTCCTTGCGGTAGTACTGGGTGTTAGTGCTGGCGTTATTGCTGCATTAAAACAAAACACCAAATGGGACTATACCGTGATGGGGCTGGCAATGACCGGGGTTGTTATCCCCAGTTTTGTGGTTGCGCCATTATTAGTCATGATATTTGCGATCATTTTGCATTGGCTGCCGGGCGGTGGCTGGAATGGTGGTGCGCTTAAATTCATGATACTGCCAATGGTGGCGTTGTCACTCGCCTATATCGCCAGTATTGCGCGTATTACCCGTGGCTCTATGATTGAAGTATTACACTCCAACTTTATTCGTACTGCCCGGGCGAAAGGGTTACCTATGCGGCGGATCATTTTACGCCACGCATTAAAACCTGCTCTGTTACCCGTGCTCTCCTATATGGGCCCTGCATTTGTCGGCATTATTACCGGTTCTATGGTCATCGAAACCATTTATGGTTTACCGGGGATTGGGCAATTGTTCGTTAATGGCGCATTGAATCGTGACTATTCCTTAGTGTTAAGTCTGACCATTCTGGTTGGCGCGTTAACCATTTTGTTTAATGCCATTGTCGATGTGCTATATGCGGTTATCGACCCGAAAATCCGTTACTGA
- the oppA gene encoding oligopeptide ABC transporter substrate-binding protein OppA, with translation MTNITKRSLVAAGVLAALMAGNVALAADVPAGVTLAEKQTLVRNNGSEVQSLDPHKIEGVPESNISRDLFEGLLVSDLDGHPAPGVAESWDNKDAKVWTFHLRKDAKWSDGTPVTAQDFVYSWQRSVDPNTASPYASYLQYGHIAGIDEILEGKKPITDLGVKAIDDHTLEVTLSEPVPYFYKLLVHPSTSPVPKAAIEKFGEKWTQPGNIITNGAYTLKDWVVNERIVLERSPTYWNNAKTVINQVTYLPIASEVTDVNRYRSGEIDMTYNNMPIELFQKLKKEIPDEVHVDPYLCTYYYEINNQKPPFNDVRVRTALKLGMDRDIIVNKVKAQGDMPAYGYTPPYTDGAKLTQPEWFGWSQEKRNEEAKKLLAEAGYTADKPLTINLLYNTSDLHKKLAIAASSLWKKNIGVNVKLVNQEWKTFLDTRHQGTFDVARAGWCADYNEPTSFLNTMLSNSSMNTAHYKSPAFDSIMAETLKATDEAQRTALYTKAEQQLDKDSAIVPVYYYVNARLVKPWVGGYTGKDPLDNTYTRNMYIVKH, from the coding sequence ATGACCAACATCACCAAGAGAAGTTTAGTAGCAGCTGGCGTTCTGGCTGCGCTTATGGCAGGGAATGTCGCGCTGGCAGCTGATGTACCCGCAGGCGTCACACTGGCGGAAAAACAAACGCTGGTACGTAACAATGGTTCAGAAGTTCAGTCATTAGATCCGCATAAAATTGAAGGTGTTCCGGAGTCTAATATCAGCCGAGACCTGTTTGAAGGCTTACTGGTCAGCGATCTTGACGGTCATCCGGCACCTGGCGTCGCTGAATCCTGGGATAATAAAGACGCGAAAGTCTGGACCTTCCATTTGCGTAAAGATGCGAAATGGTCTGATGGCACACCAGTCACAGCACAAGACTTTGTGTATAGCTGGCAACGTTCTGTTGATCCAAACACCGCTTCTCCGTATGCCAGTTATCTGCAATATGGGCATATCGCCGGTATTGATGAAATTCTTGAAGGGAAAAAACCGATTACCGATCTCGGCGTGAAAGCTATTGATGATCACACATTAGAAGTCACCTTAAGTGAACCTGTTCCGTACTTCTATAAATTACTTGTTCACCCATCAACTTCACCGGTGCCAAAAGCCGCTATCGAGAAATTCGGCGAAAAATGGACCCAGCCTGGTAATATCATCACCAACGGTGCCTATACCTTAAAAGATTGGGTCGTAAACGAACGAATCGTTCTTGAACGCAGCCCAACCTACTGGAACAACGCGAAAACCGTTATTAACCAGGTAACCTATTTGCCTATTGCTTCTGAAGTTACCGATGTCAACCGCTACCGTAGTGGTGAAATCGACATGACTTATAACAACATGCCGATCGAATTGTTCCAGAAGCTGAAAAAAGAGATCCCGGACGAAGTTCACGTTGATCCGTACCTGTGCACTTATTATTACGAAATTAACAACCAGAAACCGCCATTCAACGATGTACGTGTGCGTACCGCACTGAAACTGGGTATGGACCGCGATATCATTGTTAATAAAGTGAAAGCGCAGGGCGACATGCCCGCCTATGGTTACACTCCACCGTATACTGATGGCGCAAAATTGACTCAGCCGGAATGGTTTGGCTGGAGCCAGGAAAAACGTAACGAAGAAGCGAAAAAACTGCTGGCTGAAGCGGGTTATACCGCAGACAAACCGTTGACCATCAACCTGTTGTATAACACCTCCGATCTGCATAAAAAGCTGGCGATTGCTGCCTCTTCATTGTGGAAGAAAAACATTGGTGTAAACGTCAAACTGGTTAACCAGGAGTGGAAAACGTTCCTCGACACCCGTCACCAGGGCACTTTTGATGTGGCCCGTGCAGGCTGGTGTGCAGACTACAACGAACCAACTTCCTTCCTGAACACCATGCTGTCGAACAGCTCGATGAATACCGCGCATTATAAGAGCCCGGCCTTTGACAGCATTATGGCGGAAACGCTGAAAGCGACTGACGAGGCGCAGCGCACAGCTCTGTACACTAAAGCAGAACAACAGCTGGATAAGGATTCGGCCATTGTTCCTGTTTATTACTACGTGAATGCGCGTCTGGTGAAACCGTGGGTTGGTGGCTATACCGGCAAAGATCCGCTGGATAATACCTACACGCGGAATATGTACATTGTGAAGCACTAA
- the ychE gene encoding NAAT family transporter YchE — protein MIQTLFDFPVYFKFFIGLFALVNPVGIIPVFISMTSYQTAAARNKTNLTANLSVAIILWISLFLGDTILQLFGISIDSFRIAGGILVVTIAMSMISGKLGEDKQNKQEKSETAVRESIGVVPLALPLMAGPGAISSTIVWGTRYHSISYLFGFFVAIALFALCCWGLFRMAPWLVRVLRQTGINVITRIMGLLLMALGIEFIVTGIKGIFPGLLN, from the coding sequence GTGATTCAGACCCTTTTTGATTTTCCCGTTTACTTCAAATTTTTCATCGGGTTATTTGCGCTGGTCAACCCGGTTGGGATTATTCCCGTCTTTATCAGCATGACCAGTTATCAGACAGCGGCAGCGCGAAACAAAACGAACCTTACAGCCAACTTGTCTGTGGCCATTATCTTGTGGATCTCGCTTTTTCTCGGCGACACGATTCTACAGCTTTTTGGTATATCAATTGATTCGTTCCGTATCGCCGGTGGCATCCTGGTGGTGACGATTGCGATGTCGATGATCAGCGGCAAGCTCGGCGAGGATAAACAGAACAAGCAAGAAAAATCAGAAACCGCGGTACGTGAAAGCATTGGTGTAGTGCCATTGGCGTTGCCGTTGATGGCGGGGCCAGGGGCGATTAGTTCCACCATCGTCTGGGGTACGCGTTATCACAGTATTAGCTATCTATTTGGTTTCTTTGTGGCTATTGCATTGTTTGCTTTATGCTGCTGGGGATTGTTCCGCATGGCACCGTGGCTGGTACGGGTTTTACGCCAGACCGGCATCAACGTGATTACGCGTATTATGGGGCTATTGCTGATGGCGTTGGGGATTGAATTTATCGTTACTGGTATTAAGGGGATTTTCCCCGGCCTGCTTAATTAA